Proteins found in one Leptospira bouyouniensis genomic segment:
- a CDS encoding SRPBCC family protein: MELKTKVIAENNKQELTIEREFDLPASLVYLAHTEPELIEQWMGNKVLQFEKRNHGSYQFETKSQEGMVLFRANGVLLNLIENQSFVRTFEMENTGFPIQLEFFTFESISETKSKLKMHIIYKSVEQRDQILKMPFAKGINMAHDRLEEVVSKSMP, translated from the coding sequence ATGGAACTTAAAACAAAAGTGATCGCAGAAAACAACAAACAAGAATTAACGATTGAACGTGAGTTTGATTTACCAGCTTCTTTGGTTTATTTAGCTCATACTGAACCAGAACTCATTGAACAATGGATGGGAAATAAAGTCCTACAATTTGAAAAACGAAACCATGGAAGTTATCAATTTGAAACCAAATCGCAAGAAGGAATGGTTCTCTTCCGAGCCAATGGAGTTTTGTTAAACCTTATCGAGAATCAAAGTTTTGTCAGAACTTTTGAAATGGAAAACACTGGATTTCCCATCCAACTTGAATTTTTTACTTTTGAGTCGATTTCCGAAACCAAATCGAAACTAAAAATGCATATCATCTATAAGTCCGTGGAACAGAGGGATCAAATATTAAAAATGCCATTTGCAAAAGGGATCAATATGGCACATGATCGACTGGAGGAAGTTGTATCAAAATCAATGCCGTAA
- a CDS encoding DoxX family protein, which yields MSEKTKKILYWFFTLWLSLGMVSTAIVQLLKLPEEVEKINQLGYPTYFLTMLGVWKLLGVVAVLAPKFVLLKEWAYAGFFFAMSGAAISHISCGHPIPEILPSVLLLSLTVISWYLRPENRKVKGK from the coding sequence ATGTCAGAGAAAACAAAAAAAATTCTATATTGGTTCTTTACCCTTTGGTTGTCGCTTGGTATGGTATCAACAGCGATTGTCCAACTTTTGAAACTTCCAGAAGAAGTGGAAAAAATTAACCAATTGGGTTACCCTACCTACTTTCTTACCATGTTAGGTGTGTGGAAACTATTGGGTGTGGTCGCTGTACTCGCTCCCAAATTCGTTTTACTCAAAGAATGGGCGTATGCTGGTTTTTTCTTTGCCATGTCAGGTGCTGCCATCTCCCACATTAGCTGTGGCCATCCCATACCCGAAATTTTACCTTCGGTTTTACTTTTAAGCCTAACAGTGATTTCTTGGTACTTACGACCTGAAAATCGTAAGGTCAAAGGGAAATGA
- the pnuC gene encoding nicotinamide riboside transporter PnuC, with translation MTVFLLLKQSLSLEFTMIELFGYPLSLLEFIGTTSGLVCVYLASRNHILTWPIGIFNSICFFFLFFQIQLYSDMLLQIYFFGSSIYGWVIWRKRTGSFTKIVSLGKEKNLILIVCLVFGTFGLGQFTKQLPGWFPSLFVKPPDFLYWDAFTTVASIFANLLLAQRKLESWFLWVFVDLVCIVLYHLKGIPFVTIEYVVFLLIAFYGSWHWYQEYLVNQKR, from the coding sequence ATGACAGTTTTCCTTCTTTTGAAACAATCCTTGTCTTTAGAATTTACAATGATAGAATTGTTTGGGTATCCTTTATCGTTACTTGAATTTATAGGTACCACTTCTGGTCTTGTTTGTGTGTATTTGGCTTCCAGGAATCATATTTTAACTTGGCCCATTGGTATTTTTAACTCCATTTGTTTTTTCTTTTTATTTTTCCAAATCCAATTGTATTCTGATATGTTGTTACAGATCTATTTTTTTGGATCGAGTATTTATGGTTGGGTCATCTGGAGAAAACGAACAGGTTCCTTTACGAAAATTGTTTCTCTTGGCAAAGAAAAAAATCTGATCTTAATAGTATGCCTTGTGTTTGGAACTTTTGGTCTTGGCCAGTTCACAAAACAACTACCAGGTTGGTTCCCCAGTTTATTTGTAAAACCACCTGACTTTTTGTATTGGGATGCCTTTACCACTGTGGCAAGTATATTCGCCAATTTGTTACTTGCCCAAAGGAAGCTGGAATCTTGGTTTTTATGGGTGTTCGTCGATCTAGTTTGTATTGTTCTCTACCACTTAAAGGGAATCCCATTTGTGACAATAGAATATGTGGTATTTCTTCTCATCGCATTTTATGGCTCTTGGCATTGGTATCAGGAATACCTAGTGAACCAAAAAAGATAA
- a CDS encoding class I SAM-dependent methyltransferase — MKRFLKAKPVGLGKNGKEFGSEYWSEIYGNGLDVDGSYNAKQHAEYLKSLFQLMEIPVYKIADFGFGKGILLREMVKAFSPVKVFAVDASKEAFEELKKKDWVKRSDKFHIYHESLETLVLPKLEKEPVELGICNSVIQYLPENQIPFVLEKMAKYCNYLYFTVPTNEDYAVMKQEMSFVDPYAFSRTKKKYRKWIARDFEIVGYNLLQSKWLGDKGFKEDFFRID; from the coding sequence ATGAAACGATTTTTGAAAGCAAAACCTGTTGGGCTTGGGAAAAATGGCAAAGAGTTTGGATCGGAATACTGGTCAGAGATTTATGGGAATGGGCTTGATGTTGATGGATCCTATAATGCCAAACAACATGCGGAATACTTAAAGTCTCTTTTCCAACTGATGGAAATTCCAGTATATAAAATCGCAGACTTTGGGTTTGGAAAGGGGATTTTACTCCGTGAGATGGTAAAAGCCTTTTCTCCCGTCAAAGTATTTGCTGTGGATGCATCCAAAGAAGCATTTGAGGAATTGAAAAAAAAGGATTGGGTCAAACGATCCGATAAGTTTCACATTTATCATGAATCACTGGAAACACTAGTTTTACCAAAATTAGAAAAAGAACCTGTGGAGCTTGGTATTTGTAATTCAGTCATCCAATATTTGCCAGAAAACCAAATCCCTTTTGTATTAGAAAAGATGGCAAAGTATTGTAATTACTTATACTTCACTGTTCCAACGAATGAAGATTATGCTGTTATGAAACAGGAAATGTCTTTTGTTGATCCATATGCGTTTTCTCGAACCAAAAAAAAGTATAGGAAGTGGATAGCAAGAGACTTCGAAATCGTCGGTTATAATCTTTTGCAAAGTAAATGGCTTGGAGATAAAGGGTTTAAGGAAGATTTTTTTCGAATCGATTGA
- a CDS encoding aconitate hydratase: MAFDIEMIAARYSKMEAAITQARKIVGRPLTLTEKILYNHLWDGNPSKSFGRGADYVDFAPDRVAMQDATAQMALLQFMQAGRKKVAVPSTVHCDHLITAKEESGKDLGIAVTENKEVYDFLSSVSNKYGIGFWKPGAGIIHQVVLENYAFPGGMMIGTDSHTVNAGGLGMVAIGVGGADACDVMAGLPWELKWPKAIGVKLTGKLNGWTSAKDVILKVAGILTVKGGTGAIVEYFGPGAEALSCTGKGTICNMGAEIGATTSTFGYDASMERYLRSTNRSDVADLANKYKAHLTADPEVYADPAKYFDQVIEIDLDTLEPYVNGPFTPDLATPISKMKEEAAKNGWPLKVEVGLIGSCTNSSYEDISRAASLAKQVASKGLKTKAEFTITPGSELVRYTIQRDGFIDTFNQIGAKVFSNACGPCIGMWSRVGAEKKEKNTIVHSFNRNFQARQDGNPNTYAFVASPEITTALAIAGDLGFNPLTDTLTNEKGEKVKLDPPTGEELPKKGFAVEDAGYVAPAADGSGVQVIVDPSSTRLQLLAPFKAWEGTDLKGLKLLIKAKGKCTTDHISMAGPWLKFRGHLDNISNNLLIGATNFFNGKTNEVKNQITGNYEPVPQTQRAYKAQGIGSIVVGDENYGEGSSREHAAMEPRHLGVRAVLVKSFARIHETNLKKQGMLALTFANKDDYDKIQEDDSIDINGLTSFQEGKALTLVLNHKDGKKDEIQVNHTYNAQQIEWFKAGAALNLMKA, from the coding sequence ATGGCATTTGATATAGAAATGATCGCGGCTCGTTATTCCAAAATGGAAGCGGCCATCACACAAGCCAGGAAGATTGTGGGTCGACCCCTCACTCTCACAGAAAAGATTTTATACAACCACCTTTGGGACGGAAATCCATCCAAAAGTTTTGGACGTGGTGCTGACTACGTTGACTTTGCACCAGACCGAGTGGCGATGCAAGATGCAACAGCACAAATGGCGCTTTTGCAGTTCATGCAAGCTGGCCGAAAAAAAGTGGCAGTGCCTTCCACCGTTCACTGTGACCACTTAATCACAGCAAAAGAAGAATCAGGAAAAGACCTTGGCATTGCGGTCACTGAAAACAAAGAAGTTTATGATTTTTTATCTTCCGTTTCCAATAAATATGGAATTGGGTTCTGGAAACCAGGCGCTGGTATCATCCACCAAGTAGTTTTAGAAAACTATGCATTCCCGGGTGGTATGATGATAGGAACCGACTCCCATACAGTGAATGCTGGTGGGCTTGGAATGGTTGCAATTGGGGTGGGCGGAGCTGACGCTTGTGATGTGATGGCGGGTCTCCCTTGGGAACTCAAATGGCCAAAAGCTATCGGTGTCAAACTCACAGGTAAACTCAATGGTTGGACATCAGCAAAAGATGTGATTTTAAAAGTTGCAGGGATTCTCACTGTGAAAGGTGGAACGGGAGCTATTGTAGAATACTTTGGACCAGGAGCTGAAGCTCTTTCTTGTACTGGAAAAGGTACAATCTGTAACATGGGTGCTGAAATTGGAGCTACCACTTCTACATTTGGATATGATGCTTCTATGGAGCGTTACTTACGATCCACTAACAGAAGTGATGTGGCAGACCTTGCTAACAAATACAAAGCACATCTTACAGCAGACCCAGAAGTTTATGCTGACCCAGCAAAATACTTTGACCAAGTGATTGAAATTGATCTCGACACTCTTGAGCCATATGTCAATGGACCGTTCACACCAGACCTTGCGACTCCCATTTCAAAAATGAAAGAAGAGGCGGCCAAGAATGGTTGGCCTCTCAAAGTGGAAGTGGGTCTCATCGGATCTTGTACGAACTCTTCTTACGAAGACATCTCTCGTGCCGCTTCACTTGCCAAACAAGTAGCTTCCAAAGGTCTCAAAACCAAAGCGGAATTTACCATCACTCCTGGATCGGAACTTGTTCGATACACAATCCAAAGAGATGGATTCATTGATACCTTCAACCAAATTGGAGCAAAAGTATTTTCGAATGCTTGTGGTCCTTGTATCGGGATGTGGTCTCGCGTGGGTGCAGAGAAAAAGGAAAAAAACACAATTGTTCACTCCTTCAATCGTAACTTCCAAGCTCGCCAAGATGGTAACCCAAACACGTATGCCTTTGTTGCATCTCCTGAGATCACAACAGCGCTTGCCATTGCAGGTGATTTAGGATTCAATCCTCTCACTGACACTCTCACCAACGAAAAAGGGGAAAAGGTAAAACTTGACCCACCTACTGGGGAAGAACTTCCCAAAAAAGGGTTTGCGGTGGAAGATGCAGGTTATGTTGCTCCTGCGGCTGACGGATCTGGTGTCCAAGTGATTGTAGATCCAAGTTCGACAAGGCTCCAACTTTTAGCACCATTCAAGGCTTGGGAAGGAACAGACCTCAAAGGTTTGAAACTCCTTATCAAAGCAAAAGGAAAATGTACAACGGACCATATTTCAATGGCAGGTCCTTGGTTAAAATTCCGCGGCCACTTGGACAATATCTCCAATAACCTTCTCATTGGTGCGACCAACTTCTTCAATGGCAAAACCAATGAAGTGAAAAACCAAATCACTGGGAATTATGAACCTGTTCCGCAAACCCAAAGAGCTTACAAAGCACAAGGCATTGGATCCATTGTGGTAGGTGATGAAAACTATGGAGAAGGTTCTTCAAGAGAACATGCAGCCATGGAACCAAGACATTTGGGAGTGAGAGCTGTCCTTGTGAAATCATTTGCTCGGATCCACGAGACAAACTTGAAAAAACAAGGGATGCTGGCATTGACCTTTGCAAACAAAGATGATTACGATAAAATCCAAGAAGATGATTCGATCGACATCAATGGTTTAACAAGTTTCCAAGAAGGTAAGGCACTCACACTCGTTCTCAACCACAAAGATGGGAAAAAAGACGAGATCCAAGTAAACCATACTTACAATGCGCAACAAATCGAATGGTTCAAAGCAGGTGCTGCCTTGAACTTGATGAAAGCGTAA
- a CDS encoding FlgO family outer membrane protein: MNMLLRLGWNLHFRIFALVLLMGIFSACYLGEERETKPKKPSIPPLEQLAVSLSEKGFYFQPERLVVLTFLDNEGKKSPYGEILAEKLTTELVKKDRFLILDRLANQKVLKEAGLSLDSPTDTATLRKIGEVLKVGVIITGIVTPYQDGVFVNTRLIEIKTGLILKADEVYVRIDG, encoded by the coding sequence ATGAATATGTTACTTCGCTTGGGATGGAACTTGCATTTTAGAATATTTGCCTTAGTATTATTGATGGGAATCTTTAGCGCTTGTTACTTGGGGGAAGAGAGAGAAACCAAACCTAAAAAACCATCAATCCCACCCTTAGAACAATTGGCAGTTTCCTTATCTGAAAAAGGATTTTATTTCCAACCAGAAAGGCTCGTTGTTTTGACTTTCCTTGATAATGAAGGGAAAAAAAGCCCTTACGGCGAGATCCTTGCCGAAAAACTCACAACCGAACTTGTCAAAAAAGATCGATTTCTTATCTTAGATCGGTTGGCAAACCAAAAGGTTTTAAAGGAAGCAGGTCTAAGTTTGGATTCACCAACGGACACTGCCACCTTGCGTAAAATAGGTGAAGTATTGAAAGTTGGAGTCATCATCACAGGGATTGTGACCCCTTACCAAGACGGTGTTTTTGTCAATACAAGACTGATCGAAATCAAAACAGGACTCATCCTTAAAGCCGATGAGGTTTATGTCCGTATTGATGGTTGA